The Chlorocebus sabaeus isolate Y175 chromosome 16, mChlSab1.0.hap1, whole genome shotgun sequence genome window below encodes:
- the CNTNAP1 gene encoding contactin-associated protein 1 isoform X1, with protein sequence MMRLRLFCILLAAVSEAEGWGYYGCDEELVGPLYARSLGASSYYSLLTAPRFARLHGISGWSPRIGDPNPWLQIDLMKKHRIRAVATQGSFNSWDWVTRYMLLYGDRVDSWTPFYQRGHNSTFFGNVNESAVVRHDLHYHFTARYIRIVPLAWNPRGKIGLRLGLYGCPYKSDILYFDGDDAISYRFPRGVSRSLWDVFAFSFKTEEKDGLLLHAEGAQGDYVTIELEGAHLLLHMSLGSSPIQPRPGYTTVSAGGVLNDQHWHYVRVDRFGRDVNFTLDGYVQRFILNGDFERLNLDTEMFIGGLVGAARKNLAYRHNFRGCIENVIFNRVNIADLAVRRHSRITFEGKVAFRCLDPVPHPINFGGPHNFVQVPGFPRRGRLAVSFRFRTWDLTGLLLFSRLGDGLGHVELTLSEGQVNVSIAQSGRKKLQFAAGYRLNDGFWHEVNFVAQENHAVISIDDVEGAEVRVSYPLLIRTGTSYFFGGCPKPASRWDCHSNQTAFHGCMELLKVDGQLVNLTLVEFRRLGFYAEVLFDTCGITDRCSPNMCEHDGRCYQSWDDFICYCELTGYKGETCHTPLYKESCEAYRLSGKTSGNFTIDPDGSGPLKPFVVYCDIRENRAWTVVRHDRLWTTRVTGSSMERPFLGAIQYWNASWEEVSALANASQHCEQWIEFSCYNSRLLNTAGGYPYSFWIGRNEEQHFYWGGSQPGIQRCACGLDRSCVDPALYCNCDADQPQWRTDKGLLTFVDHLPVTQVVIGDTNRSTSEAQFFLRPLRCYGDRNSWNTISFHTGAALRFPPIRANHSLDVSFYFRTSAPSGVFLENMGGPYCQWRRPYVRVELNTSRDVVFAFDVGNGDENLTVHSDDFEFNDDEWHLVRAEINVKQARLRVDHRPWVLRPMPLQTYIWMEYDQPLYVGSAELKRRPFVGCLRAMRLNGVTLNLEGRANASEGTSPNCTGHCAHPRLPCFHGGRCVERYSYYTCDCDLTAFDGPYCNHDIGGFFEPGTWMRYNLQSALRSAAREFSHMLSRPVPGYEPGYIPGYDTPGYVPGYHGPGYRLPDYPRPGRPVPGYRGPVYNVTGEEVSFSFSTSSAPAVLLYVSSFVRDYMAVLIKDDGTLQLRYQLGTSPYVYQLTTRPVTDGQPHSVNITRVYRNLFIQVDYFPLTEQKFSLLVDSQLDSPKALYLGRVMETGVIDPEIQRYNTPGFSGCLSGVRFNNVAPLKTHFRTPRPMTAELAEALRVQGELSESNCGAMPRLVSEVPPELDPWYLPPDFPYYHDEGWVAILLGFLVAFLLLGLVGMLVLFYLQNHRYKGSYHTNEPKAAHEYHPGSKPPLPTSGPAQAPTPTPAPTQAPASAPAPAPAPAPGPRDQNLPQILEESRSE encoded by the exons ATGATGCGTCTCCGGCTCTTCTGCATCCTGCTTGCCGCGGTCTCAGAAGCCGAGGGCTGGGGCTACT ACGGCTGCGACGAGGAGCTGGTGGGTCCCCTCTATGCACGCTCCCTGGGCGCCTCCTCCTACTACAGTCTCCTTACGGCACCGCGATTCGCCAGGCTGCACG GCATAAGCGGGTGGTCACCACGGATTGGGGATCCGAATCCCTGGCTCCAGATAGACTTAATGAAGAAGCACCGGATCCGGGCCGTGGCGACACAGGGCTCCTTTAATTCTTGGGACTGGGTCACACGTTACATGCTGCTCTATGGCGACCGAGTGGACAGCTGGACACCATTCTACCAGCGAGGGCACAACTCG ACCTTCTTTGGTAACGTGAACGAGTCTGCGGTGGTGCGCCATGACCTGCACTACCACTTCACCGCGCGCTACATCCGCATCGTGCCCCTGGCCTGGAACCCACGCGGCAAGATCGGCTTGAGGCTCGGCCTCTACGGCTGCCCATACA AGTCTGACATACTCTATTTCGACGGCGACGATGCCATCTCATACCGCTTCCCACGAGGGGTCAGCCGAAGCCTGTGGGACGTGTTCGCCTTCAGCTTCAAGACCGAGGAGAAGGACGGGCTTCTGCTGCACGCCGAGGGCGCCCAGGGCGACTACGTGACGATCGAGCTGGAGGGGGCACACCTGCTGCTGCACATGAGCCTGG GCAGCAGTCCCATCCAGCCAAGACCAGGTTACACCACCGTGAGCGCTGGCGGAGTCCTCAATGACCAGCACTGGCACTACGTGCGGGTGGACCGATTTGGCCGCGACGTAAATTTCACCCTGGACGGCTATGTGCAGCGCTTTATTCTCAATGGAGACTTCGAGAGGCTGAACCTGGACACTGAG ATGTTCATCGGAGGACTGGTGGGCGCCGCGCGGAAGAACCTAGCCTATCGGCATAACTTCCGCGGCTGCATAGAAAACGTAATCTTCAATCGCGTCAACATCGCGGACCTGGCTGTGCGGCGCCATTCCCGGATCACCTTCGAG GGTAAGGTGGCGTTTCGTTGCCTGGACCCGGTACCGCACCCTATCAACTTCGGAGGCCCTCACAACTTCGTTCAAGTGCCGGGTTTCCCACGCCGCGGCCGTCTGGCAGTCTCATTTCGCTTCCGCACCTGGGACCTCACCGGGCTTCTCCTTTTCTCTCGTCTGGGGGACGGGCTGGGCCACGTGGAGCTGACACTCAGCGAAGGGCAGGTCAACGTGTCCATCGCGCAGAGCGGCCGAAAGAAGCTTCAGTTCGCTGCTG GGTACCGACTGAACGATGGCTTTTGGCACGAGGTGAATTTTGTGGCACAGGAAAACCATGCAGTCATCAGCATTGATGATGTGGAGGGGGCAGAGGTCAGGGTGTCATACCCACTGCTGATCCGGACAGGGACCTCATATTTCTTTGGGG GTTGTCCCAAGCCAGCCAGTCGATGGGACTGCCACTCCAACCAGACGGCATTCCATGGCTGCATGGAGCTGCTCAAGGTGGATGGTCAGCTGGTCAACCTGACTCTGGTGGAGTTCCGGCGGCTTGGATTCTATGCTGAGGTCCTTTTTGATACATGTGGCATCACTGATAG GTGCAGCCCTAACATGTGTGAGCATGATGGACGCTGCTACCAGTCTTGGGATGACTTCATCTGCTACTGCGAACTCACAGGCTATAAGGGAGAGACCTGCCACACAC CTTTGTATAAGGAATCCTGTGAGGCTTATCGGCTCAGTGGGAAAACTTCTGGAAACTTCACTATTGATCCTGATGGCAGTGGCCCCCTGAAGCCATTTGTAGTGTACTGTGATATCCGAG AGAACCGAGCGTGGACAGTTGTGCGGCATGACAGGCTGTGGACAACTCGAGTGACAGGTTCCAGCATGGAGCGGCCATTCCTGGGGGCTATCCAGTACTGGAATGCATCCTGGGAGGAAGTCAGTGCCCTTGCCAATGCTTCCCAGCATTGTGAACAATGGATCGAGTTCTCCTGCTACAATTCCCGGCTGCTCAACACTGCAG GAGGCTACCCCTACAGCTTTTGGATTGGCCGAAATGAGGAGCAGCACTTCTACTGGGGAGGCTCCCAGCCTGGGATCCAGCGCTGTGCCTGTGGTCTGGACCGGAGCTGTGTGGACCCTGCCTTGTACTGCAACTGTGATGCCGACCAGCCCCAGTG GAGAACTGACAAGGGACTGCTGACCTTTGTGGACCATCTGCCTGTCACTCAGGTGGTGATAGGGGATACGAACCGCTCCACTTCCGAGGCCCAGTTCTTCCTGAGGCCTTTGCGCTGTTATGGCGATC GAAATTCCTGGAACACCATTTCCTTCCACACTGGGGCTGCACTACGCTTCCCCCCAATCCGTGCCAACCACAGCCTGGATGTCTCCTTCTACTTCAGGACCTCTGCTCCCTCGGGAGTCTTCCTAGAGAATATGGGGGGCCCTTACTGCCAGTGGCGCCGACCTTATGTGCGGGTGGAACTCAACA CATCCCGGGATGTGGTCTTCGCCTTTGATGTGGGGAATGGGGATGAGAATCTCACAGTACACTCAGACGACTTTGAGTTCAACGATGATGAGTGGCACCTGGTCCGGGCTGAAATCAACGTGAAGCAGGCCCGGCTCCGAGTGGATCACCGGCCCTGGGTTCTGCGGCCTATGCCACTGCAGACCTACATCTGGATGGAGTATGACCAGCCCCTCTATGTGG GATCTGCAGAGCTTAAGAGACGCCCCTTTGTGGGTTGCTTGAGGGCCATGCGTCTGAATGGAGTGACTCTGAACCTGGAGGGCCGTGCCAATGCCTCTGAGGGAACCTCACCCAACTGTacaggccactgtgcccacccccGGCTCCCCTGTTTCCATGGAGGCCGCTGCGTGGAGCGCTATAGCTACTACACATGTGACTGTGACCTCACGGCTTTTGATGGGCCATACTGCAACCACG ATATTGGTGGTTTCTTTGAGCCGGGCACCTGGATGCGCTACAACCTACAGTCAGCGCTGCGCTCTGCAGCCAGGGAGTTCTCCCACATGCTGAGCCGGCCGGTGCCAGGCTATGAGCCTGGCTACATCCCGGGCTATGATACTCCGGGCTATGTGCCTGGCTACCATGGCCCCGGGTACCGCCTGCCTGACTACCCCCGGCCTGGTCGGCCTGTGCCCGGTTACCGTGGGCCTGTCTACAATGTTACGGGAGAGGAAGTCTCCTTCAGCTTCAGCACCAGCTCTGCCCCCGCTGTCCTGCTCTACGTCAGTTCCTTTGTTCGTGACTACATGGCTGTGCTCATCAAGGATGATG GGACCCTTCAGCTACGCTATCAGCTGGGCACCAGCCCCTACGTGTACCAGCTAACCACCCGCCCGGTGACCGACGGCCAGCCCCACAGTGTCAACATCACCCGTGTTTACCGGAACCTCTTCATCCAG gtggaCTACTTCCCACTGACAGAGCAGAAGTTCTCGCTGTTGGTGGACAGCCAGTTGGACTCACCCAAGGCCTTGTATCTAGGGCGTGTGATGG AGACAGGAGTCATTGACCCGGAGATCCAGCGCTACAACACCCCAGGTTTCTCGGGCTGCCTGTCTGGTGTTCGATTCAACAATGTGGCTCCCCTCAAGACCCACTTCCGAACCCCTCGACCCATGACTGCTGAGCTAGCTGAAGCCCTTCGAGTTCAGGGAGAACTGTCCGAATCTAATTGCGGAGCTATGCCACGTCTTGTTTCAGAGGTGCCACCTGAGCTTGATCCCTGGTATCTGCCCCCAG ACTTCCCGTACTACCATGATGAAGGATGGGTTGCCATACTTTTAGGCT ttttggtGGCCTTTCTGCTGCTGGGGCTGGTGGGAATGTTGGTGCTCTTCTATCTGCAAAATCATCGCTACAAGGGCTCCTACCATACCAACGAGCCCAAAGCTGCCCACGAGTACCATCCTGGCAGCAAACCTCCCCTACCCACTTCAGGCCCTGCCCAGGCGCCCACCCCTACACCAGCTCCCACCCaagctccagcctcagccccagccccagccccagccccagcccctggcccTCGGGATCAGAACCTACCCCAGATCCTGGAGGAGTCCAGGTCTGAATGA
- the CNTNAP1 gene encoding contactin-associated protein 1 isoform X2 — protein sequence MMRLRLFCILLAAVSEAEGWGYYGCDEELVGPLYARSLGASSYYSLLTAPRFARLHGISGWSPRIGDPNPWLQIDLMKKHRIRAVATQGSFNSWDWVTRYMLLYGDRVDSWTPFYQRGHNSTFFGNVNESAVVRHDLHYHFTARYIRIVPLAWNPRGKIGLRLGLYGCPYKSDILYFDGDDAISYRFPRGVSRSLWDVFAFSFKTEEKDGLLLHAEGAQGDYVTIELEGAHLLLHMSLGSSPIQPRPGYTTVSAGGVLNDQHWHYVRVDRFGRDVNFTLDGYVQRFILNGDFERLNLDTEMFIGGLVGAARKNLAYRHNFRGCIENVIFNRVNIADLAVRRHSRITFEGKVAFRCLDPVPHPINFGGPHNFVQVPGFPRRGRLAVSFRFRTWDLTGLLLFSRLGDGLGHVELTLSEGQVNVSIAQSGRKKLQFAAGYRLNDGFWHEVNFVAQENHAVISIDDVEGAEVRVSYPLLIRTGTSYFFGGCPKPASRWDCHSNQTAFHGCMELLKVDGQLVNLTLVEFRRLGFYAEVLFDTCGITDRCSPNMCEHDGRCYQSWDDFICYCELTGYKGETCHTPLYKESCEAYRLSGKTSGNFTIDPDGSGPLKPFVVYCDIRENRAWTVVRHDRLWTTRVTGSSMERPFLGAIQYWNASWEEVSALANASQHCEQWIEFSCYNSRLLNTAGGYPYSFWIGRNEEQHFYWGGSQPGIQRCACGLDRSCVDPALYCNCDADQPQWRTDKGLLTFVDHLPVTQVVIGDTNRSTSEAQFFLRPLRCYGDRNSWNTISFHTGAALRFPPIRANHSLDVSFYFRTSAPSGVFLENMGGPYCQWRRPYVRVELNTSRDVVFAFDVGNGDENLTVHSDDFEFNDDEWHLVRAEINVKQARLRVDHRPWVLRPMPLQTYIWMEYDQPLYVGSAELKRRPFVGCLRAMRLNGVTLNLEGRANASEGTSPNCTGHCAHPRLPCFHGGRCVERYSYYTCDCDLTAFDGPYCNHDIGGFFEPGTWMRYNLQSALRSAAREFSHMLSRPVPGYEPGYIPGYDTPGYVPGYHGPGYRLPDYPRPGRPVPGYRGPVYNVTGEEVSFSFSTSSAPAVLLYVSSFVRDYMAVLIKDDGTLQLRYQLGTSPYVYQLTTRPVTDGQPHSVNITRVYRNLFIQVDYFPLTEQKFSLLVDSQLDSPKALYLGRVMGKLQRQESLTRRSSATTPQVSRAACLVFDSTMWLPSRPTSEPLDP from the exons ATGATGCGTCTCCGGCTCTTCTGCATCCTGCTTGCCGCGGTCTCAGAAGCCGAGGGCTGGGGCTACT ACGGCTGCGACGAGGAGCTGGTGGGTCCCCTCTATGCACGCTCCCTGGGCGCCTCCTCCTACTACAGTCTCCTTACGGCACCGCGATTCGCCAGGCTGCACG GCATAAGCGGGTGGTCACCACGGATTGGGGATCCGAATCCCTGGCTCCAGATAGACTTAATGAAGAAGCACCGGATCCGGGCCGTGGCGACACAGGGCTCCTTTAATTCTTGGGACTGGGTCACACGTTACATGCTGCTCTATGGCGACCGAGTGGACAGCTGGACACCATTCTACCAGCGAGGGCACAACTCG ACCTTCTTTGGTAACGTGAACGAGTCTGCGGTGGTGCGCCATGACCTGCACTACCACTTCACCGCGCGCTACATCCGCATCGTGCCCCTGGCCTGGAACCCACGCGGCAAGATCGGCTTGAGGCTCGGCCTCTACGGCTGCCCATACA AGTCTGACATACTCTATTTCGACGGCGACGATGCCATCTCATACCGCTTCCCACGAGGGGTCAGCCGAAGCCTGTGGGACGTGTTCGCCTTCAGCTTCAAGACCGAGGAGAAGGACGGGCTTCTGCTGCACGCCGAGGGCGCCCAGGGCGACTACGTGACGATCGAGCTGGAGGGGGCACACCTGCTGCTGCACATGAGCCTGG GCAGCAGTCCCATCCAGCCAAGACCAGGTTACACCACCGTGAGCGCTGGCGGAGTCCTCAATGACCAGCACTGGCACTACGTGCGGGTGGACCGATTTGGCCGCGACGTAAATTTCACCCTGGACGGCTATGTGCAGCGCTTTATTCTCAATGGAGACTTCGAGAGGCTGAACCTGGACACTGAG ATGTTCATCGGAGGACTGGTGGGCGCCGCGCGGAAGAACCTAGCCTATCGGCATAACTTCCGCGGCTGCATAGAAAACGTAATCTTCAATCGCGTCAACATCGCGGACCTGGCTGTGCGGCGCCATTCCCGGATCACCTTCGAG GGTAAGGTGGCGTTTCGTTGCCTGGACCCGGTACCGCACCCTATCAACTTCGGAGGCCCTCACAACTTCGTTCAAGTGCCGGGTTTCCCACGCCGCGGCCGTCTGGCAGTCTCATTTCGCTTCCGCACCTGGGACCTCACCGGGCTTCTCCTTTTCTCTCGTCTGGGGGACGGGCTGGGCCACGTGGAGCTGACACTCAGCGAAGGGCAGGTCAACGTGTCCATCGCGCAGAGCGGCCGAAAGAAGCTTCAGTTCGCTGCTG GGTACCGACTGAACGATGGCTTTTGGCACGAGGTGAATTTTGTGGCACAGGAAAACCATGCAGTCATCAGCATTGATGATGTGGAGGGGGCAGAGGTCAGGGTGTCATACCCACTGCTGATCCGGACAGGGACCTCATATTTCTTTGGGG GTTGTCCCAAGCCAGCCAGTCGATGGGACTGCCACTCCAACCAGACGGCATTCCATGGCTGCATGGAGCTGCTCAAGGTGGATGGTCAGCTGGTCAACCTGACTCTGGTGGAGTTCCGGCGGCTTGGATTCTATGCTGAGGTCCTTTTTGATACATGTGGCATCACTGATAG GTGCAGCCCTAACATGTGTGAGCATGATGGACGCTGCTACCAGTCTTGGGATGACTTCATCTGCTACTGCGAACTCACAGGCTATAAGGGAGAGACCTGCCACACAC CTTTGTATAAGGAATCCTGTGAGGCTTATCGGCTCAGTGGGAAAACTTCTGGAAACTTCACTATTGATCCTGATGGCAGTGGCCCCCTGAAGCCATTTGTAGTGTACTGTGATATCCGAG AGAACCGAGCGTGGACAGTTGTGCGGCATGACAGGCTGTGGACAACTCGAGTGACAGGTTCCAGCATGGAGCGGCCATTCCTGGGGGCTATCCAGTACTGGAATGCATCCTGGGAGGAAGTCAGTGCCCTTGCCAATGCTTCCCAGCATTGTGAACAATGGATCGAGTTCTCCTGCTACAATTCCCGGCTGCTCAACACTGCAG GAGGCTACCCCTACAGCTTTTGGATTGGCCGAAATGAGGAGCAGCACTTCTACTGGGGAGGCTCCCAGCCTGGGATCCAGCGCTGTGCCTGTGGTCTGGACCGGAGCTGTGTGGACCCTGCCTTGTACTGCAACTGTGATGCCGACCAGCCCCAGTG GAGAACTGACAAGGGACTGCTGACCTTTGTGGACCATCTGCCTGTCACTCAGGTGGTGATAGGGGATACGAACCGCTCCACTTCCGAGGCCCAGTTCTTCCTGAGGCCTTTGCGCTGTTATGGCGATC GAAATTCCTGGAACACCATTTCCTTCCACACTGGGGCTGCACTACGCTTCCCCCCAATCCGTGCCAACCACAGCCTGGATGTCTCCTTCTACTTCAGGACCTCTGCTCCCTCGGGAGTCTTCCTAGAGAATATGGGGGGCCCTTACTGCCAGTGGCGCCGACCTTATGTGCGGGTGGAACTCAACA CATCCCGGGATGTGGTCTTCGCCTTTGATGTGGGGAATGGGGATGAGAATCTCACAGTACACTCAGACGACTTTGAGTTCAACGATGATGAGTGGCACCTGGTCCGGGCTGAAATCAACGTGAAGCAGGCCCGGCTCCGAGTGGATCACCGGCCCTGGGTTCTGCGGCCTATGCCACTGCAGACCTACATCTGGATGGAGTATGACCAGCCCCTCTATGTGG GATCTGCAGAGCTTAAGAGACGCCCCTTTGTGGGTTGCTTGAGGGCCATGCGTCTGAATGGAGTGACTCTGAACCTGGAGGGCCGTGCCAATGCCTCTGAGGGAACCTCACCCAACTGTacaggccactgtgcccacccccGGCTCCCCTGTTTCCATGGAGGCCGCTGCGTGGAGCGCTATAGCTACTACACATGTGACTGTGACCTCACGGCTTTTGATGGGCCATACTGCAACCACG ATATTGGTGGTTTCTTTGAGCCGGGCACCTGGATGCGCTACAACCTACAGTCAGCGCTGCGCTCTGCAGCCAGGGAGTTCTCCCACATGCTGAGCCGGCCGGTGCCAGGCTATGAGCCTGGCTACATCCCGGGCTATGATACTCCGGGCTATGTGCCTGGCTACCATGGCCCCGGGTACCGCCTGCCTGACTACCCCCGGCCTGGTCGGCCTGTGCCCGGTTACCGTGGGCCTGTCTACAATGTTACGGGAGAGGAAGTCTCCTTCAGCTTCAGCACCAGCTCTGCCCCCGCTGTCCTGCTCTACGTCAGTTCCTTTGTTCGTGACTACATGGCTGTGCTCATCAAGGATGATG GGACCCTTCAGCTACGCTATCAGCTGGGCACCAGCCCCTACGTGTACCAGCTAACCACCCGCCCGGTGACCGACGGCCAGCCCCACAGTGTCAACATCACCCGTGTTTACCGGAACCTCTTCATCCAG gtggaCTACTTCCCACTGACAGAGCAGAAGTTCTCGCTGTTGGTGGACAGCCAGTTGGACTCACCCAAGGCCTTGTATCTAGGGCGTGTGATGGGTAAGCTGCAG AGACAGGAGTCATTGACCCGGAGATCCAGCGCTACAACACCCCAGGTTTCTCGGGCTGCCTGTCTGGTGTTCGATTCAACAATGTGGCTCCCCTCAAGACCCACTTCCGAACCCCTCGACCCATGA
- the CCR10 gene encoding C-C chemokine receptor type 10 codes for MVACYALLGRTLLAARGPERRRALRVVVALVAAFVVLQLPYSLALLLDTADLLAARERSCPASKRKDVALLVTSGLALARCGLNPVLYAFLGLRFRQDLRRLLRGGGCPSGPHRRRGCPRRPRLSSCSAPTETHSLSWDN; via the coding sequence ATGGTAGCCTGCTACGCGCTCCTGGGCCGCACGCTGCTGGCCGCCAGGGGGCCCGAGCGCCGGCGTGCGCTGCGCGTCGTGGTGGCTCTGGTGGCGGCCTTCGTGGTGCTGCAGCTGCCCTACAGCCTCGCCCTGCTGCTGGATACGGCCGATCTACTGGCTGCGCGCGAGCGGAGCTGCCCCGCCAGCAAACGCAAGGATGTCGCACTGCTGGTGACCAGCGGCTTGGCCCTCGCCCGCTGCGGCCTCAATCCAGTGCTCTACGCCTTCCTGGGTCTGCGCTTCCGCCAGGACCTGCGGAGGCTGCTACGGGGTGGGGGATGCCCCTCAGGGCCTCATCGCCGCCGCGGCTGCCCCCGCCGGCCCCGCCTTTCTTCCTGCTCAGCTCCCACGGAGACCCACAGTCTCTCCTGGGACAACTAG